A stretch of the Zeugodacus cucurbitae isolate PBARC_wt_2022May chromosome 6, idZeuCucr1.2, whole genome shotgun sequence genome encodes the following:
- the LOC105210310 gene encoding uncharacterized protein LOC105210310, with protein sequence MRCFPDGDVYFYIELSDGWERYCRWPNKKWKQKALPPPTVINYWRDLEGAKKEQILLADLYFENWLKSRLKEDACLPLLYAVGNRFIRLEKAPPGGFRCAPLPMSLKEYREMQAIIKEELKQKKKAEKEKKAKAKAAKAKKGKK encoded by the exons ATGCGTTGCTTTCCCGACGGTGATGTCTATTTTTACATTGAACTCAGTGATGGTTGGGAACGTTATTGTCGTTGGCCGAATAAAAAGTGGAAACAAAAGGCACTACCACCACCAACAGTTATAAACTATTGGCGCGATCTTGAAGGCGCAAAAAAAGAGCAAATCCTATTGGCCGATTTGTATTTCGAGAATTGGTTAAAATCACGCTTAAAAGAAGATGCCTGCTTGCCACTGCTATATGCGGTGGGCAATCGTTTCATTCGATTAGAAAAAGCGCCACCAGGCGGTTTCAGATGTGCGCCACTGCCAATGAGCCTTAAGGAATATCGAGAAATGCAAGCCATAATAAAAG AGGAATTGAAACAGAAAAAGAAGGCAGAGAAAGAAAAGAAAGCCAAGGCAAAAGCAGCGAAAGCAAAAAAGGGAAAGAAATAG